In the genome of bacterium, the window TATGGTAAATGAAGCATTGAAAAAAACAGAAATAATAAAAGAAAAAACATATCTTGATGGATTTGCTTTATGTAGTGATTATTGTTTCAATTCAGGTCCATTTTTAAGTCCTAATATGTTTTCTGAATTTGTTACTCCATACCTTGCAAAATTAATAAAGGGATATAGAGATATGGGATTTTATACAATTAAACATACAGATGGTAATATAATGCCTATAATTGACCAACTTGTAGAAACAAATCCTCATGCTTTACATTCACTTGACCCTCAGGCAGGAGTTGATATAAAAGTTGTAAAAGAAAAATATGGTAATAGAATTTGCCTTATTGGAAATGTCAATTGTGGATTACTTCAAACAGGAACAGACCAGGAAGTAATTGAATCTTGTTTATATGCTCTTAAATACGGAATGCCAGGATATGGATATATTTTTTCAACATCAAACTGTATATATACAGGAATGCCACTTGAAAGATACCTTTTAATGCTTGGTATTTGGAAAGAATATGGAAACTATAAATAAAGTTAGAATAATTTTAGGTGGTTCAGGTGGACAGGGAATTTTAACATTAGGAAAATTACTTGCTTATGCAGGTATTAAAAAAAATTATGAAGTGAGTTGTCTACCAACATATGGTGCAGAAATGAGAGGTGGATATATATATTGTTTTGTAATAATTTCAAAAGAAAAAGATATTTTTTCTCCATTAACAGAAAGTTGTGATATAGGTGTTTTTTTAAATGAGATGTCTTATAAAATGCTTAAAAAATTTCTGAAAAAAGATGCTTATTCCATATTAAATTATTCTCTTATAAAAAATTTTAAAAAAAACGAAAAAGTAATTGAAATACCCGCAACTGAAATTGCTGAAAAAACAGGAGATATTAGAATTACAAATATGGTTATGGCAGGTGTTGTTTCTAAATTAATTTCACAAAAATTTTTTGATTATGAAAAAGAAATATTAATAAACGAAATAAATAAAATAATGGAGAAGGAAGAAATTATAAAGTTATGTGAAAAGGGTATAAAGGAAGGTTGGCAGTATTTAACTTTTAAAGAAAAAAATAAAAAGGACTGCCACCAGATTTAATTAATACAGAAAATTAAAGATACTTATTTTTTGGGTTTTTCTGTTGTAGGTTTTTCTTTATACTCAGAAATTTTAATTAAAGTATATTCTCCAGTTTTTGTCTCTTTATAAAGAGCAGTTACTTTTTTACCGGTTGCAAGTTTATTTATTTCTTCCTGCATCTTTGGAGTTGTGGCTTTCAAAGTAATTTCTGTACCATCTTCTTTTTTAATCTTAATTGTATTTGCTGTTGTATCTATATTTGTAATTTCACCTACAACTTTCTGAATCTTTACTTTTGCTTCACTCGCAGGGGCTCCTGGTTGTGCAGGAGTTGCTGGAGTGGCAGGAGTTGCTGGTTGTGCAGGTGTTGCTGATGATTTTGGTTTTTCAGTTGTACTTTTTTCAGCGGCAAAAAGTGAAATTCCGAAAGACGTTATAAACATTATACAGGTTAAACCTGTTATAATTTTTTTCATGTTTTTTCACCTCCTTTCTTTTTTATTTATTTTGTTCTGGTGGCAGTCCTTTAATATAAAGATAATTGTAAATTTAAAAAAGTTTACATGTTCTCAAAAATTTCATTATATATCTTTCTCAGAGTTTCTCTTTTTTCTTTATCATATTTTAAAAATTCAACATAACTCTGAAGTAATGAACTTTTTTCTTCTTCATCCAGTTGTAAAAAGTTGTAAAAATTCTCCCATATTTTATTTTTTTCTTTTTCAGAAATTGAAAAATAAATCTTATAATTATGCAAAAAATTTTCCATTTCGTATATTGTCTTTAACTCCTCTGGATAGAGATAACTTTTAATTGGATGTTCTTTTTTATAAAAATATGAGTAAGCAGTAAAAATAAATAGAAAAGTAGTTATTACTAAAAAAACATTTAAAATTCTATCTCTTTTATTCATTTTCCTCCTCCATTGCAATTATTTCTTTCAAAGTATCAAGATTCTTTATAATATGATAATCTTTGAAAAGGTGTAGATGTCTTATAAGATTAATCTGTTCCTGAAAAATATTAAAAAAAGTAGTTGCTAAAATAAATACAATCATAAAAGAAAGAGTAATTTTTTTTATTCTAATTATTCTTGAAAAACGAGTTTCTTTATAATCTTCAATTCTTTTCAAAATTTTTTCTTTCAAGATAATCCAGTAATTGTCTTCTGTATTTTCCTCAGAAGAAGGTAGAAGTTTTTTTACATATTCAACATAAGACCTGCATCTTTCACAGATTTTAATATGCTCTTCTATTTCTTTTTTTTCTTTATCATTCAGTTTCCCTTCAATATAAAGAATTAGGTTTTCTTCAAGATTTTCACTACTTTTCATTCTTTAAAACCTCCTTTAATGCCCTAATTCCTCTAAAAAGATGTACTTTCACTGTCCCTTCTTTGCAATTCATGATTTTTGAAATTTCTTTTATTTTTAAATCTTTCAAATATTTAAGTTCAATTGCTTCTTTTTGCTGGGATGAAAGTTTTTCAAGTGAAGATTTTATTTTTTCTTTAAGGATTTCTTTCAAGTAATTTGAGTCATTATTCTCATTTTTTATGTTTAAAGTACTTTCAAGAATATGATAAAGATTTTTCTTACTATAGTTTTTCCTCATATATTCTCTCGTTAAATTTAAGGCAATAGTATATATCCAGTTTGTAAGTGAATTGTATTTTTTTAAATCTTTTATTTTTTTGTAAATAATCAAAAATGTTTCCTGTGTTATATCTTCTGCATCCTGTTTATTATTTAAAGACCTATATGCAATTCCATAAACCATCTTTTCATATTTTTTTACAAGTTCCTCAAAATTCTCAATCCCATTTTCGTTTAAAATTTTTTTTGTAATCTCTTCCATGGAAGTTTTATTATAATAGAGTTTATTTTTTAACAAAAAGTTTACATTATTTCATTTAACTTATTTATTTAAGGTATAATATTAGAAAATGATAAAGGAGTCAAAAATGGCTGAAGAGTTAAAAATAGAAAAGATTAATGAATATAAGTGGATGATACCCAAAGTGGGTGAAATGCGTGTTCCCGGTATTATTTTTATTTCTGAAAAATTACTTAAAAAAGCAATTGAAGATAAAGCAATTGAACAGGTTGCAAATGTGGCAAAACTTCCAGGTATAGTTAAATATAGTTTGGCAATGCCTGATGTTCACTGGGGTTATGGTGCTCCAATTGGTGGAGTTGGTGCTTTTAATGAAGAGACAGGTGTAATAGTCCCTGGATTCGTCGGCTACGATATAAACTGCGGAGTTAGATTAATAAGAACAGATTTAACAAGAAAAGATATAGAGAATAAACTTAAAGAACTGGATGATGGATTATTTTATAATGTCCCTTCCGGTGTTGGTTCTACAGGAAAATTGAGATTGAAAAGAAAAGAACTTGAAGAACTCGTTGTAAAAGGAGCAAAATGGGCTATTGAAAAAGGATTTGGTAAAAGGGAAGACCTTGAAAATATAGAAGAATATGGCTGTCTTGAAGGAGCAAACCCTGATGTTATAAGTGATAGAGCATATGAAAGAGGGCTTGAACAATCAGGAACCCTTGGTTCAGGAAACCATTTTCTTGAGATTCAGGAAGTTATACATATTTATGATGGTAAGATAGCAGAGAAATTCGGTCTTTTTAATGGACAGATTACAATAATGGTTCATACTGGAAGTCGTGGATTTGGCTATCAGATATGTGACGATTATCTTGATATGTTTGGAAAAGTTGTTCATAAATATGGAATTAAATTACCAGATAGACAACTTGCCTGTGCTCCAGCAAGTTCTCCGGAGGGGCAGAAATACTTTAAGGCAATGAAAGCAGCCGCAAATTATGCTTTTGCAAACAGACAGATGATTTATTACTGGATATGCGAGACATTTGAAAAAATTTTAAAAATCCCTGCAGAAAAATTATATATTGAAACAGTTTATGATGTTGCACATAATATCTGTAAATTTGAAACGCATACTGTAAACGGAAATAAAAAGAGAGTTTATGTTCACAGAAAAGGAGCAACAAGGGCATTTCCAAAAAACCATCCAGAAATTCCTGAAAAATATAAAGATGTTGGTCAACCTGTTATAATTCCGGGGACAATGGGAACCGCTTCTTATGTTCTTATTGGAACTGAAAAAGCAATGGAGGAGACATTTGGAAGTACCTGTCATGGAGCGGGAAGAATGATGTCAAGAAGTCAAGCAATTAAGGAAGCAAAAGGAAGAAGTATATCAAAGGAATTATTGGAAAAAGGTATTATTCCAAAAGCAGTGAGCGAAAAAGGACTTGCAGAAGAAATGCCGGGTGCTTATAAGGATGTTGATGAGGTGATAAAAGTTGTTGAAGGTGTTGGAATTTCAAAAAAAGTTGCAAAAATGATTCCGCTTGCTGTTATAAAAGGATAAGAATGTTTTTAGTTTTCAGAAAAATATTTAAGAATTTCGGTAAAATTATTACAATTTTAATTTTTCTATTTATTTCTATCACAAATTCTCAAATTGACCTAAAACTTGAAGCACTCAAACTATCAAGAGAAACCTTAATAACTTATTTAAAAACAAACCGAATACCCGAAGTCAATTCTATATTAAATTCAATACCTTCAAAATCAATCTTCATAACATTGACTAAAAACGGAAAAACAAGAGGATGTGCTGGAAGTTTCATCCCGATTTACAATTCCCTTGGAGAGAGTGTTATTAATTTTACCATAATTGCTGCAACACAGGATATAAGATACAATCCTGTAAAAATAGAAGAAATTGATGAAATTATTATAACAATAACTTTTCCAGAAAGAACAGTTTGTATAGAAAATCCATATATGATAAAACCATTGAAAGAGGGGCTTATAATCAGAAAAGATGGTAAAGAAGGGGTTGTATTACCAGGAGAAGCAAAAACAGTTGAGTATGCAATAAAAATAGGTTTAAGAAATGCAAATTTAAACAATTTAAATGGAGCAATTTTTTATAAATTTAATGGAAGCAGTTTTTCTGAAAAAGATTTAAAGTATGAAAAAAACTAAAAATGGGGTAAGAAATGAAAAAATTGTTTATTTTTATCTTATTGAGCAGTACACTTCTTTTTGGAGATACTATTAAAGGAATTGTTGTTGATTTAAAAGATAATCCTGTGAAAAATGCTGAAATTAAAGTTGAAGCAATAGCACCTCTTACAGAAAAAGATACAAAAACAGCAAAAACAGACAAAAAAGGAGAATTTATAATTGAAAATTTAAAGACGGGTTATTACTATTTAAGATGCAATGCTTCCGAATTTTTAACCTGTAATATGGGAAGAATTGAAGTAAATCAGGCAAAATATGGAATTAAGAGTTATAAAATTGTTATG includes:
- a CDS encoding uroporphyrinogen decarboxylase family protein, giving the protein MVNEALKKTEIIKEKTYLDGFALCSDYCFNSGPFLSPNMFSEFVTPYLAKLIKGYRDMGFYTIKHTDGNIMPIIDQLVETNPHALHSLDPQAGVDIKVVKEKYGNRICLIGNVNCGLLQTGTDQEVIESCLYALKYGMPGYGYIFSTSNCIYTGMPLERYLLMLGIWKEYGNYK
- a CDS encoding 2-oxoacid:acceptor oxidoreductase family protein translates to METINKVRIILGGSGGQGILTLGKLLAYAGIKKNYEVSCLPTYGAEMRGGYIYCFVIISKEKDIFSPLTESCDIGVFLNEMSYKMLKKFLKKDAYSILNYSLIKNFKKNEKVIEIPATEIAEKTGDIRITNMVMAGVVSKLISQKFFDYEKEILINEINKIMEKEEIIKLCEKGIKEGWQYLTFKEKNKKDCHQI
- a CDS encoding zf-HC2 domain-containing protein, giving the protein MKSSENLEENLILYIEGKLNDKEKKEIEEHIKICERCRSYVEYVKKLLPSSEENTEDNYWIILKEKILKRIEDYKETRFSRIIRIKKITLSFMIVFILATTFFNIFQEQINLIRHLHLFKDYHIIKNLDTLKEIIAMEEENE
- a CDS encoding RNA polymerase sigma factor, which gives rise to MEEITKKILNENGIENFEELVKKYEKMVYGIAYRSLNNKQDAEDITQETFLIIYKKIKDLKKYNSLTNWIYTIALNLTREYMRKNYSKKNLYHILESTLNIKNENNDSNYLKEILKEKIKSSLEKLSSQQKEAIELKYLKDLKIKEISKIMNCKEGTVKVHLFRGIRALKEVLKNEK
- a CDS encoding RtcB family protein; protein product: MAEELKIEKINEYKWMIPKVGEMRVPGIIFISEKLLKKAIEDKAIEQVANVAKLPGIVKYSLAMPDVHWGYGAPIGGVGAFNEETGVIVPGFVGYDINCGVRLIRTDLTRKDIENKLKELDDGLFYNVPSGVGSTGKLRLKRKELEELVVKGAKWAIEKGFGKREDLENIEEYGCLEGANPDVISDRAYERGLEQSGTLGSGNHFLEIQEVIHIYDGKIAEKFGLFNGQITIMVHTGSRGFGYQICDDYLDMFGKVVHKYGIKLPDRQLACAPASSPEGQKYFKAMKAAANYAFANRQMIYYWICETFEKILKIPAEKLYIETVYDVAHNICKFETHTVNGNKKRVYVHRKGATRAFPKNHPEIPEKYKDVGQPVIIPGTMGTASYVLIGTEKAMEETFGSTCHGAGRMMSRSQAIKEAKGRSISKELLEKGIIPKAVSEKGLAEEMPGAYKDVDEVIKVVEGVGISKKVAKMIPLAVIKG
- a CDS encoding AMMECR1 domain-containing protein; amino-acid sequence: MFLVFRKIFKNFGKIITILIFLFISITNSQIDLKLEALKLSRETLITYLKTNRIPEVNSILNSIPSKSIFITLTKNGKTRGCAGSFIPIYNSLGESVINFTIIAATQDIRYNPVKIEEIDEIIITITFPERTVCIENPYMIKPLKEGLIIRKDGKEGVVLPGEAKTVEYAIKIGLRNANLNNLNGAIFYKFNGSSFSEKDLKYEKN